From Pseudomonas poae, the proteins below share one genomic window:
- a CDS encoding OmpA family protein has product MFTSRRLLVVATVVALLSGCASPNPYDGSSQGQASNESGGMSKTAKYGGLGALAGALAGAAIDHNNRGKGALIGAVVAGAGAAGYGYYADQQEKKLRESMANTGVEVQRQGDQIKLIMPGNITFATNSDAISSSFYTPLNNLANSLKQFNQNTIQIVGYTDSTGSRQLNMDLSQRRAQSVANYLTSQGVSAANLSARGAGPDNPIASNADVNGRAQNRRVEVNLGPIPGQQYGQPGAQQQAPQQNNQFQGNPYSQYQ; this is encoded by the coding sequence ATGTTCACTTCGCGTCGTCTGCTTGTTGTCGCTACAGTCGTGGCCCTGTTATCCGGCTGCGCTTCACCTAATCCTTATGACGGCAGCAGCCAGGGGCAGGCGAGTAATGAATCCGGCGGGATGAGCAAGACCGCCAAGTACGGTGGCCTGGGTGCCCTGGCCGGTGCATTGGCAGGTGCGGCCATCGACCATAACAACCGTGGCAAAGGCGCGCTGATCGGTGCTGTGGTTGCCGGTGCAGGCGCAGCAGGTTACGGCTACTACGCCGACCAGCAGGAAAAGAAACTGCGCGAAAGCATGGCCAATACCGGGGTTGAAGTTCAGCGCCAGGGCGACCAGATCAAGCTGATCATGCCCGGCAACATCACCTTCGCGACCAACTCGGACGCGATCTCCAGCAGCTTCTACACGCCGCTGAACAACCTGGCCAACTCGCTCAAGCAATTCAACCAGAACACCATCCAGATCGTGGGTTACACCGACAGCACCGGCAGCCGCCAGCTGAACATGGACCTGTCCCAGCGTCGTGCACAGAGCGTGGCCAATTACCTGACCTCCCAGGGCGTCAGCGCTGCCAACCTGAGTGCTCGTGGTGCCGGCCCGGATAACCCGATCGCCAGCAACGCCGACGTCAACGGCCGCGCCCAGAACCGTCGCGTAGAAGTGAACCTCGGCCCGATCCCTGGCCAGCAGTACGGCCAGCCAGGCGCCCAGCAACAGGCGCCACAGCAGAACAACCAGTTCCAGGGCAACCCGTACTCGCAATACCAGTAA
- a CDS encoding MBL fold metallo-hydrolase, translating to MDAAKLLLIRETFPVGPLQCNCTIIGDPITKKAIVVDPGGNHELILARLDALGLKVVSIIHTHAHLDHFLASGQLKEKTGATLHLHKEDQFLWDNLEMQCQMFRVPYTPVPSPDRWLEHDEELACGCGVALHTPGHTPGSMSFWFADAKLLIAGDTLFRRGVGRTDLWGGDQATIVRSIRQRLYTLDEGATVVAGHGPDTRLGDEMRENPFVRA from the coding sequence ATGGATGCTGCAAAGCTCTTACTGATCCGCGAAACCTTCCCCGTCGGCCCGTTGCAGTGCAACTGCACCATCATCGGCGACCCCATCACCAAAAAAGCCATCGTGGTCGACCCGGGCGGCAACCATGAGCTGATCCTGGCCCGCCTCGATGCGCTGGGCCTGAAGGTGGTGAGCATCATCCACACCCACGCCCATCTTGATCATTTCCTGGCGTCTGGCCAGTTGAAAGAAAAAACCGGCGCCACCCTGCACCTGCACAAGGAAGATCAGTTCCTCTGGGACAATCTGGAAATGCAGTGCCAGATGTTTCGCGTGCCTTATACGCCGGTGCCGTCGCCGGATCGCTGGCTGGAACATGACGAGGAGTTGGCCTGCGGTTGCGGGGTGGCGTTGCACACGCCGGGCCATACGCCGGGCTCGATGAGCTTCTGGTTTGCCGATGCCAAGCTGCTGATCGCCGGGGATACGCTGTTTCGCCGTGGCGTGGGCCGTACGGATTTGTGGGGTGGGGATCAGGCGACCATCGTGCGTTCGATCAGGCAGCGGCTGTACACGCTGGACGAAGGCGCGACCGTGGTGGCAGGGCACGGGCCGGATACGCGGCTGGGGGATGAGATGCGCGAGAACCCGTTTGTCCGCGCATGA
- a CDS encoding VWA domain-containing protein encodes MQEDYVLRQEDLLENPTARVPICLVLDTSGSMDGSPIAELQSGVQMFFDAIRADEVAQYAAEICIVTFGGTAQKSLDFNSIERQDVPPLVASGMTPMGHGVSIALDLLEARKEDYKRAGVDYYQPWMVIMTDGEPTDDISSAAARVVSLTEKRTLTVFPIAIGPAANLEYLKQFSPKRPPLRLKGLNFNEFFLWLSRSVSRVSQSTPGDEVTLDTAGIAAWGHI; translated from the coding sequence ATGCAGGAAGACTACGTACTTCGTCAGGAAGACCTCCTCGAAAACCCAACAGCGCGGGTTCCGATCTGCCTGGTGCTGGATACCAGCGGCTCTATGGACGGTTCGCCAATTGCAGAACTTCAATCGGGTGTGCAGATGTTTTTCGACGCTATCCGTGCAGATGAAGTAGCTCAATATGCCGCTGAGATTTGTATCGTCACATTCGGTGGCACCGCCCAAAAATCGTTGGACTTCAACTCGATTGAACGCCAGGACGTTCCACCCTTGGTAGCTAGCGGAATGACACCCATGGGACATGGCGTCAGCATCGCACTGGATCTGCTCGAAGCGCGAAAAGAAGACTACAAACGCGCCGGCGTTGATTACTACCAACCTTGGATGGTCATCATGACGGATGGGGAACCTACAGATGACATATCTTCAGCAGCCGCTCGAGTAGTCAGCCTGACTGAAAAACGAACACTCACTGTTTTCCCGATTGCTATTGGTCCGGCAGCCAACCTTGAGTATCTCAAACAGTTTTCACCGAAACGCCCACCACTTCGCTTGAAGGGCCTGAACTTCAACGAATTCTTCCTTTGGCTCAGCCGCAGTGTTTCACGCGTTTCACAATCGACACCGGGAGATGAAGTAACACTGGATACAGCCGGTATCGCCGCCTGGGGGCACATCTAA
- a CDS encoding PP2C family serine/threonine-protein phosphatase: MTSTVLDYRALTACAFIAGSSHAKTQTPCQDFVAARRVKGITCIALADGAGSRSRSEEGAKVVVNTMLAYICRHFETLWKMAENNPVTAAEEVISRCMKALQLKAVELECNADDLASTLLFVAHSHGRYLAAHLGDGLIAMVDSEGQAHVLSLPDNGEFTNTTVFVTDPRAVPRLRIYCGLTQDHAGFMIMSDGAAESLYQKVTTTPAPAIKKLLEWNIRLPRKKMKAVLEGNLGDSIASKTSDDCAVGLLSVLRQTQ, from the coding sequence ATGACCAGCACCGTTCTAGATTACCGTGCTCTTACTGCCTGCGCGTTCATCGCAGGCAGTTCGCACGCGAAAACGCAAACCCCTTGCCAAGACTTTGTAGCCGCCCGGCGCGTGAAGGGGATCACATGTATTGCGCTTGCTGATGGTGCAGGATCCCGATCCAGATCCGAGGAGGGAGCGAAGGTCGTAGTGAATACGATGCTGGCTTATATTTGCAGGCACTTCGAAACACTGTGGAAAATGGCTGAAAACAACCCCGTGACGGCTGCCGAAGAAGTTATCTCCCGATGCATGAAAGCTCTACAACTGAAGGCTGTGGAGCTGGAATGCAATGCTGATGACCTGGCAAGCACACTGTTGTTTGTCGCGCACAGCCATGGACGTTATTTGGCTGCTCACTTGGGAGACGGGCTTATAGCGATGGTTGATTCAGAAGGACAGGCCCACGTACTTTCACTCCCGGATAACGGCGAGTTCACAAATACCACAGTATTTGTCACGGACCCACGCGCCGTACCTAGACTACGAATTTATTGTGGCCTAACTCAGGATCATGCGGGATTCATGATCATGAGTGACGGGGCAGCAGAAAGCCTTTACCAAAAAGTCACTACAACACCTGCACCCGCTATCAAGAAATTATTGGAATGGAATATCCGCTTACCAAGGAAAAAAATGAAAGCGGTTCTAGAGGGTAACCTCGGCGACTCCATTGCCAGTAAAACCTCGGATGACTGCGCGGTTGGACTGCTGTCGGTACTGCGTCAGACGCAATAA
- a CDS encoding DUF1329 domain-containing protein, with the protein MKITKSLLHVGVLGLSILATNVMAAVSADEASKLGTTLTPMGAEMAGNAAGTIPKWSPLPTNAGAVDARGFLANPYASEQPQFTITAQNVEQYKDKLAPGQYAMFKRYPETFKMPVYPTHRGATVPAEVFAAIKKNATTTNLVSGGNGLENFETAVPFPIPKSGVEVIWNHITRYRGGSVTRLVTQATPQTNGSYSLVYFRDQFVFRDKMKDFDPKNPGNVLFYFKQQVTAPARLAGGVLLVHETLDQVKEPRSAWVYNAGQRRVRRAPQVSYDGPGTAADGLRTSDNLDMYNGAPDRYDWKLEGKKEIYIASNSYKIDDPKLKYADIIKAGHINQDLARYELRRVWHVVATLKEGQRHIYAKRDFFIDEDTWQAAVIDHYDGRGQLWRVAEAHAENYYDKQVPWYALETLYDLQSGRYLALGMKNEEKQAYDFGFTATTSDFTPAALRQDGVR; encoded by the coding sequence ATGAAAATAACTAAAAGTCTGTTGCACGTAGGTGTGCTTGGACTGTCGATCCTGGCGACCAACGTCATGGCGGCAGTCTCGGCGGATGAGGCGTCCAAGCTGGGCACCACCCTGACCCCGATGGGCGCTGAAATGGCCGGTAACGCCGCCGGTACCATTCCTAAATGGTCGCCACTGCCAACCAACGCCGGCGCCGTGGATGCCCGTGGCTTCCTGGCCAACCCGTATGCCAGCGAGCAACCGCAGTTCACCATCACCGCGCAAAACGTCGAGCAGTACAAAGACAAGCTGGCGCCGGGCCAATACGCGATGTTCAAGCGTTACCCGGAAACCTTCAAGATGCCGGTTTATCCGACCCATCGCGGCGCTACCGTGCCGGCGGAGGTGTTCGCCGCCATCAAGAAGAACGCCACCACCACCAACCTGGTGTCCGGCGGCAACGGCCTGGAGAACTTCGAAACGGCCGTACCGTTCCCGATCCCGAAAAGCGGCGTGGAAGTCATCTGGAACCACATCACCCGCTATCGCGGCGGCAGCGTGACGCGCCTGGTCACCCAGGCCACGCCGCAAACCAATGGTTCCTACAGCCTGGTGTACTTCCGCGACCAGTTCGTGTTCCGCGACAAAATGAAAGACTTCGACCCGAAAAACCCGGGCAACGTGTTGTTCTACTTCAAGCAGCAGGTGACTGCGCCAGCGCGTCTGGCCGGTGGTGTGCTGTTGGTGCACGAAACCCTGGACCAGGTGAAGGAGCCGCGTTCGGCGTGGGTCTACAACGCCGGCCAGCGCCGTGTGCGCCGGGCGCCGCAAGTGTCCTATGACGGCCCGGGTACCGCGGCCGACGGCCTGCGTACCTCCGACAACCTCGACATGTACAACGGCGCGCCGGATCGCTACGACTGGAAACTGGAAGGCAAGAAGGAGATTTACATCGCCTCCAACAGCTACAAGATCGACGATCCGAAGCTCAAGTACGCCGACATCATCAAGGCCGGCCACATCAACCAGGACCTCGCTCGCTATGAGCTGCGCCGCGTCTGGCATGTGGTCGCGACCTTGAAGGAAGGCCAGCGTCACATCTATGCCAAGCGTGACTTCTTCATCGACGAAGACACCTGGCAAGCGGCGGTCATCGACCACTACGACGGCCGTGGCCAACTGTGGCGCGTCGCCGAAGCCCATGCCGAGAACTACTACGACAAGCAAGTGCCGTGGTACGCCCTGGAAACCCTCTACGACCTGCAGTCCGGCCGCTACCTGGCCTTGGGCATGAAGAACGAAGAGAAGCAGGCTTATGACTTTGGCTTCACCGCCACCACCAGCGACTTCACCCCGGCGGCCCTGCGCCAGGACGGTGTTCGCTAA
- a CDS encoding DUF1302 domain-containing protein, with the protein MTSVNQFWRRARLPLAVSLASTLAGPAFGVSFNIGEIEGSFDSSLSVGASWSTAKPNQDLIGANNGGNGLSQTSDDGHLNFKRGETFSKIFKGIHDLELKYGDTGVFVRGKYWYDFELKDESREFKDISDSNRKEGAKSSGGQILDAFVYHNYAIADQPGSVRFGKQVVSWGESTFIGGGINSINPIDVSAFRRPGAEVKEGLIPVNMFYVSQTLTDNLSAEAFYQLEWDQTVTDNCGTFFSQPDVISDGCDNNLRVLSKRSRISPLAYPTLNAAGVDVNEEGVLVRRGPDRDARDSGQFGVAMHYNFEPLDTEFGAYFMNYHSRAPIFSAQGAPASAYSRPLGPLAALRPVIVAGSSNYFVEYPEDIRLYGLSFSTTLPTGTAWSGELSYRPNAPVQLSTTDILYAGVTPIPGFGNASVLKGSPGQDLHGYNRKEVTQFQTTFTHFFDQVMGASRLTTVGEIGVTHVGGLESKSDARYGRDPVFGPGTLPGGFCNTLNNSTAVGAGLGNANGLNTNCNNDGFTTATSWGYRARAIWEYPDVFAGVNLKPNVAWSHDVKGYSPGPGANFEEGRKAVSLGLDAEYQNTYTASLNYTNFFGGDFSTVNDRDFVALSFGANF; encoded by the coding sequence ATGACCTCAGTAAACCAGTTCTGGCGCCGGGCAAGACTGCCCCTGGCCGTCAGTCTCGCCTCTACGCTCGCCGGGCCCGCATTCGGCGTCAGTTTCAATATCGGTGAAATCGAAGGGAGTTTTGACTCGTCGCTTTCGGTGGGGGCGAGCTGGTCTACCGCTAAGCCCAACCAGGATCTGATTGGTGCCAACAATGGCGGCAACGGTTTGTCCCAGACCTCCGACGACGGCCACTTGAATTTCAAACGCGGCGAAACGTTCTCGAAGATCTTCAAGGGCATTCATGACCTGGAACTGAAGTACGGCGATACCGGTGTGTTTGTGCGTGGCAAGTACTGGTATGACTTTGAGCTCAAGGATGAAAGCCGGGAGTTCAAGGACATCAGCGATAGCAACCGTAAAGAGGGCGCCAAGTCCTCGGGCGGGCAGATTCTCGATGCGTTCGTCTACCACAACTACGCGATTGCCGATCAGCCCGGCAGCGTGCGGTTTGGTAAGCAGGTAGTGAGCTGGGGTGAAAGTACTTTCATCGGCGGCGGCATCAACTCGATCAACCCGATCGATGTGTCCGCGTTCCGCCGTCCGGGGGCTGAAGTCAAGGAAGGCTTGATTCCGGTCAACATGTTCTATGTATCGCAGACGCTGACCGATAACTTGTCGGCGGAAGCTTTTTATCAGTTGGAATGGGACCAGACGGTTACCGATAACTGCGGTACGTTCTTTTCGCAGCCAGACGTCATATCTGATGGTTGCGACAACAATCTTCGAGTCTTGAGCAAGCGCTCGCGCATTTCGCCTTTAGCCTATCCCACTCTCAATGCTGCGGGCGTAGATGTGAATGAGGAAGGCGTACTGGTGCGCCGTGGCCCCGATCGTGATGCTCGGGACAGCGGCCAGTTTGGCGTAGCGATGCACTATAACTTCGAACCGCTGGACACCGAGTTCGGCGCGTACTTCATGAACTATCACAGCCGTGCGCCGATTTTCAGTGCGCAAGGGGCACCCGCGTCAGCGTACAGCCGTCCTCTGGGTCCATTGGCGGCGTTGCGCCCGGTGATTGTGGCGGGTAGCTCCAACTACTTCGTCGAATACCCGGAAGATATCCGTCTTTATGGTTTGAGTTTTTCCACCACGCTGCCTACCGGAACCGCATGGAGCGGCGAGTTGAGCTACCGGCCAAATGCGCCGGTTCAATTGAGTACTACCGACATACTCTATGCCGGCGTCACGCCTATTCCCGGCTTTGGCAACGCTTCCGTACTCAAGGGTTCGCCGGGTCAGGACCTGCACGGTTACAACCGCAAGGAAGTCACGCAGTTCCAGACCACGTTCACGCACTTCTTTGATCAGGTGATGGGCGCTAGCCGCTTGACCACCGTTGGTGAAATCGGGGTGACTCACGTGGGGGGCCTGGAAAGTAAATCCGATGCGCGTTATGGGCGCGACCCGGTGTTTGGTCCAGGTACATTGCCCGGTGGTTTCTGTAATACGCTCAATAACTCGACCGCCGTAGGCGCCGGCCTGGGCAACGCCAATGGGTTGAACACCAACTGCAACAACGATGGCTTCACCACTGCCACTTCCTGGGGTTACCGCGCCCGTGCCATCTGGGAATACCCGGACGTCTTCGCCGGCGTAAACCTCAAGCCAAACGTGGCCTGGTCCCATGACGTCAAGGGTTACTCCCCAGGTCCTGGCGCCAACTTTGAAGAAGGCCGTAAAGCCGTCAGCCTTGGCCTGGATGCCGAATATCAAAACACCTATACCGCCAGTCTGAACTACACCAACTTCTTCGGTGGGGATTTCAGTACGGTGAATGACCGAGACTTTGTTGCCCTGAGCTTCGGCGCGAACTTCTAA
- a CDS encoding fatty acid--CoA ligase has product MLQTRVIPPAEGAYQYPLLIKRLLMSGTRYEKTREIVYRDKLRYTYPTLIERVARLANVLTEAGVKAGDTVAVMDWDSHRYLECMFAIPMIGAVIHTINVRLSPEQILYTMNHAEDRFVLVNSEFVGLYQAIAGQLSTVDKTLLLTDGDAKTAELPNLVGEYETLLAAASPKYDFEDFDEHSVATTFYTTGTTGNPKGVYFTHRQLVLHTIGVATIMGSVDSVRLLGTNDVYMPITPMFHVHAWGLPYVATMLGLKQVYPGRYDPEYLVELWRKEKVTFSHCVPTILQMVLNAKAAQGVDFGGWKIVIGGSALNRSLYEASKVRGIQLTAAYGMSETGPLVSCAHLNEELMAGTEDERTTYRIKAGVPGPLVDAAIVDGEGNFLPADGESQGELVLRAPWLTEGYYNEPQKGAELWAGGWMHTGDVATLDAFGVIDIRDRIKDVIKTGGEWISSLALEDLVSRHPAVREVAVVGIADPQWGERPFALLVVRDGHVIGARELKEHLKPFVELGHLSKWAIPSQIAVVTEIPKTSVGKLDKKRIRIDIIEWQANNSTFLSTL; this is encoded by the coding sequence ATGTTGCAGACCCGTGTTATCCCGCCCGCCGAAGGTGCGTACCAATATCCGTTGTTGATCAAACGCCTGTTGATGTCCGGAACCCGATACGAGAAGACCCGGGAAATCGTCTATCGCGACAAACTGCGCTACACCTACCCTACGTTGATCGAGCGCGTCGCCCGCCTGGCGAATGTCTTGACCGAGGCCGGGGTCAAGGCCGGCGACACGGTGGCAGTCATGGACTGGGACAGCCATCGTTACCTGGAGTGCATGTTCGCCATCCCGATGATTGGCGCGGTGATCCATACCATCAACGTGCGCCTGTCGCCGGAACAGATTTTGTACACCATGAACCACGCCGAGGACCGCTTTGTGCTGGTCAACAGCGAGTTCGTGGGGCTCTACCAGGCGATCGCCGGGCAGTTGAGCACGGTCGACAAGACCCTGCTGCTGACTGACGGCGACGCCAAGACCGCCGAGCTGCCCAACCTGGTCGGCGAGTACGAAACCCTGCTGGCCGCCGCCAGCCCGAAGTACGACTTCGAGGATTTCGACGAACATTCCGTCGCTACCACCTTCTACACCACCGGTACCACCGGCAACCCCAAAGGCGTGTATTTCACCCACCGCCAGCTGGTGCTGCACACGATCGGCGTGGCGACCATCATGGGCAGTGTCGACAGCGTGCGCCTGCTGGGCACCAACGACGTATACATGCCGATCACCCCGATGTTCCACGTGCATGCCTGGGGCCTGCCTTACGTAGCAACCATGCTCGGCTTGAAGCAGGTGTACCCCGGCCGCTACGACCCGGAGTACCTGGTGGAGCTGTGGCGCAAAGAAAAGGTCACTTTCTCCCACTGCGTGCCGACCATCCTGCAAATGGTGCTCAACGCCAAGGCCGCCCAGGGCGTGGATTTTGGCGGCTGGAAAATCGTCATCGGCGGCAGCGCCCTCAACCGTTCGCTGTATGAAGCCTCCAAGGTGCGTGGGATTCAGCTGACTGCCGCGTACGGCATGTCCGAGACCGGGCCGCTGGTGTCCTGTGCCCACCTCAACGAAGAGCTGATGGCCGGTACCGAGGACGAGCGCACCACCTATCGCATCAAGGCCGGCGTGCCGGGGCCTTTGGTGGACGCGGCGATTGTCGACGGCGAGGGCAATTTCCTGCCTGCCGATGGTGAATCTCAAGGCGAGCTGGTGCTGCGCGCGCCGTGGCTGACCGAGGGCTATTACAACGAGCCGCAAAAAGGCGCCGAACTGTGGGCCGGCGGCTGGATGCACACCGGCGACGTGGCCACGCTGGATGCCTTCGGCGTGATCGATATCCGCGACCGCATCAAAGACGTGATCAAGACCGGTGGCGAGTGGATCTCCTCCCTGGCCCTCGAGGATCTGGTCAGCCGTCACCCGGCGGTACGCGAAGTAGCGGTGGTGGGCATCGCCGACCCGCAGTGGGGCGAACGCCCGTTTGCGTTGCTGGTGGTGCGTGATGGCCATGTGATAGGGGCCCGTGAGCTCAAGGAACATCTCAAACCCTTCGTGGAGTTGGGCCATTTGAGCAAGTGGGCGATTCCAAGCCAGATCGCGGTTGTTACGGAAATTCCCAAGACCAGCGTCGGCAAACTCGACAAAAAACGTATCCGGATTGACATCATTGAATGGCAGGCCAACAACAGTACGTTCCTGTCCACCCTCTGA
- a CDS encoding LysE family transporter, translating into MYVAEFLTVALIHLLAVASPGPDFAVVVRESVTHGRRAGTWTALGVGSAIFLHVGYSLLGIGLIVSQSIVLFNALKWAAAAYLLYIGFKALRAQPAKPAAEGELHREAGERTPRGAFTAGFVTNGLNPKATLFFLSLFTVVINPHTPLAVQAGYGVYLAVATALWFCLVAMLFSQQRVRAGFARMGHWFDRTMGAVLIAIGVKLAFTSMK; encoded by the coding sequence ATGTACGTCGCCGAGTTTTTGACCGTAGCCTTGATTCACTTGTTGGCGGTGGCCAGCCCCGGCCCGGATTTCGCCGTGGTGGTGCGTGAAAGTGTTACCCATGGCCGTCGTGCCGGGACCTGGACCGCGCTGGGTGTGGGCTCGGCGATTTTCCTGCACGTGGGTTACTCGTTGCTTGGTATCGGCTTGATCGTGTCCCAGTCCATCGTGTTGTTCAACGCGCTGAAATGGGCGGCGGCGGCTTACCTGCTGTACATCGGCTTCAAGGCCCTGCGGGCGCAGCCGGCCAAGCCGGCCGCCGAGGGGGAGTTGCACCGCGAAGCCGGCGAACGCACCCCGCGTGGGGCATTTACCGCGGGTTTTGTGACCAACGGCTTGAATCCCAAGGCCACATTGTTCTTTCTGTCGCTGTTCACCGTGGTGATCAACCCGCACACGCCGCTGGCGGTGCAGGCCGGTTACGGCGTGTACCTGGCCGTGGCGACGGCGCTGTGGTTCTGCCTGGTGGCCATGCTGTTCAGCCAACAGCGCGTGCGTGCAGGGTTTGCGCGGATGGGGCATTGGTTCGACCGCACCATGGGCGCGGTGCTGATTGCCATCGGTGTAAAACTCGCCTTCACCAGCATGAAGTAA
- a CDS encoding 2-hydroxyacid dehydrogenase — protein sequence MTNNVRAVFLDHPSLDLGDLDLSELRNSFSDLQLFTDTTAQNVVERLQGAQVVISNKIALNTETLAACPELKLILVSATGTNNVDLAAARAHGITVSNCQGYGTPSVAQHTIMLLLNLATRLNDYQRDITAGKWQQAKQFCLLDYPIVELEGKTLGLLGHGELGSAVARLAEAFGMRVLLGAIPGRPARADRVPLDELLAQVDALTLHCPLNDHTRDFIGARELALLKPGAFIVNTARGGLINEQALADALRNGHLGGAATDVLSVEPPVNGNPLLAGDIPRLIVTPHNAWGSREARQRIVGQLAENARGFFSGAPLRVVS from the coding sequence ATGACGAACAATGTCCGCGCCGTCTTCCTTGATCACCCGTCCCTGGACCTGGGGGACCTTGACCTCAGCGAGCTGCGCAACAGCTTCAGCGACCTGCAATTGTTTACCGACACCACCGCGCAGAACGTGGTGGAACGCCTGCAAGGCGCCCAGGTAGTCATCAGCAACAAAATCGCACTCAATACCGAGACGCTGGCGGCGTGCCCTGAGCTCAAGCTGATCCTGGTGTCGGCCACCGGCACCAACAACGTCGACCTCGCCGCCGCCCGCGCCCATGGGATTACCGTGAGCAACTGCCAGGGCTACGGCACGCCGTCGGTGGCGCAGCACACGATCATGCTGCTGCTGAACCTGGCAACGCGCTTGAATGACTATCAGCGCGACATCACGGCGGGCAAATGGCAGCAGGCCAAACAGTTTTGCCTGCTGGACTACCCGATTGTCGAGCTGGAAGGCAAAACCCTCGGCCTGCTCGGCCACGGCGAACTGGGCAGTGCCGTGGCGCGCCTGGCCGAAGCCTTCGGCATGCGCGTGCTGCTGGGTGCGATTCCCGGGCGCCCTGCACGCGCCGACCGCGTGCCGCTGGATGAATTGCTCGCGCAGGTCGACGCGCTCACCCTGCACTGCCCGCTCAACGACCACACCCGCGACTTTATCGGCGCCCGCGAACTGGCGCTGCTCAAGCCCGGTGCGTTTATCGTCAACACGGCGCGCGGTGGCTTGATCAACGAACAGGCGCTGGCGGACGCGTTGCGCAATGGCCATCTGGGTGGTGCGGCCACCGATGTGCTGAGCGTGGAGCCGCCGGTCAACGGCAACCCGTTGCTGGCTGGCGACATCCCCCGCCTGATCGTCACGCCGCACAATGCCTGGGGCAGCCGCGAGGCACGCCAGCGCATCGTCGGCCAGTTGGCGGAAAACGCCCGGGGCTTTTTCAGCGGCGCCCCGCTGCGCGTCGTCAGTTGA
- a CDS encoding M48 family metalloprotease yields MKKSLAVSGLVAALLLAGCQSVNTTSGGAVGVERKQYMFSMLSSQEVDQMYAQSYQQTLGEASGKGMLDKTSANAKRVQAIANRLIAQAPTFRPDAAQWKWEVNLIKSDEMNANCGPGGKIFVYSALIDNLKLTDDELAAVMGHEIAHALREHGREAMSKAYGIEMAKQGAGALFGLGQDSLALADTVANYGMTLPNSRSNENEADLIGLELAARAGYNPNAAITLWNKMAKASEGAPPEFMSTHPASDSRIASLQAAIPKVMPLYQQAKKS; encoded by the coding sequence ATGAAGAAATCATTGGCGGTAAGTGGATTGGTGGCAGCGCTGCTGCTGGCAGGTTGCCAGTCGGTCAACACCACCAGCGGCGGCGCTGTGGGGGTGGAGCGCAAGCAATACATGTTCAGCATGCTGTCGAGTCAGGAAGTCGACCAGATGTATGCCCAGTCCTACCAGCAGACGCTGGGTGAGGCGAGCGGCAAAGGCATGCTCGACAAGACCAGCGCAAACGCCAAGCGCGTGCAGGCGATCGCCAACCGCCTGATCGCCCAGGCGCCCACCTTCCGTCCGGATGCGGCGCAGTGGAAGTGGGAAGTGAACCTGATCAAGAGCGACGAGATGAACGCCAACTGCGGGCCTGGCGGCAAGATCTTCGTCTACAGCGCGCTGATCGATAACCTCAAGCTCACCGATGACGAACTGGCCGCAGTCATGGGCCATGAAATCGCGCATGCCTTGCGTGAGCACGGCCGTGAAGCCATGTCCAAAGCCTACGGAATCGAGATGGCCAAGCAGGGCGCCGGTGCTCTGTTCGGCTTGGGCCAGGACAGCCTGGCGCTGGCGGACACGGTGGCCAACTACGGCATGACCTTGCCCAACAGCCGCAGCAATGAAAACGAAGCGGACCTGATCGGCCTGGAGCTGGCAGCGCGTGCCGGCTACAACCCGAACGCGGCCATTACGCTGTGGAACAAAATGGCCAAGGCTTCGGAAGGCGCGCCGCCGGAGTTCATGAGCACGCACCCTGCGTCCGACAGCCGGATCGCCTCGTTGCAGGCGGCGATTCCGAAAGTGATGCCGCTTTACCAGCAGGCCAAAAAATCCTGA